In the genome of Myxococcales bacterium, one region contains:
- a CDS encoding biotin--[acetyl-CoA-carboxylase] ligase, with product MASGGAGRVLEILGQSPGSPLSGERLSEQLGVSRAQIWKHVERLRGRGYTIEGERGGGYLLTSRPDRLYPEELQAGLGNLWLAKDIHYFDSTDSTNRVAFDLAREGAEHGTAVVAEGQTAGRGRLRRSFFSPQYLNVYTSIVLRPQLDTAQAPTLIPSAAIAVADAIANSLSDPDCVAIKWPNDILLSGLKTSGILMELSAEATQIDFVILGIGVNLNIERSELPEEFRDRATSLRSHEGKTIDRAAFVRQLYTCLEEVLDLHAQKGFTALLPRYDARFSMKGQQVQVSGVDGSTLLGTARGIAEDGALELERDDGEVLRVIAGDVTLVRPGDR from the coding sequence GTGGCTAGCGGCGGCGCAGGACGGGTCCTCGAAATCCTCGGCCAGTCGCCGGGAAGTCCGCTCTCCGGAGAACGGTTGTCCGAACAACTCGGCGTCAGCCGCGCCCAGATCTGGAAACACGTCGAACGCTTGCGAGGTCGCGGCTATACGATCGAGGGGGAACGCGGCGGCGGCTACCTGCTGACCTCACGGCCCGACCGATTGTATCCCGAGGAACTCCAGGCCGGGCTCGGCAATCTCTGGCTCGCAAAGGACATCCACTACTTCGACTCGACGGATTCGACCAATCGGGTCGCCTTCGATCTCGCCCGAGAGGGAGCCGAACACGGAACCGCGGTCGTCGCCGAAGGCCAGACCGCCGGGCGTGGCCGTTTGCGTCGCTCCTTCTTCTCTCCCCAGTATCTGAACGTCTACACCTCAATCGTGCTGCGCCCCCAACTCGACACCGCCCAGGCACCAACCCTGATTCCGAGCGCGGCGATCGCGGTGGCCGACGCAATCGCCAACTCCCTGAGCGACCCCGACTGTGTCGCAATCAAATGGCCAAACGACATCCTGCTCTCGGGGCTCAAGACCTCGGGCATCTTGATGGAACTCAGCGCCGAAGCCACCCAAATCGATTTCGTAATCCTCGGAATCGGCGTCAACCTCAACATCGAACGCAGCGAGCTACCCGAAGAGTTCCGCGATCGCGCAACCAGCCTGCGCAGCCACGAAGGAAAAACAATCGACCGCGCCGCCTTCGTCCGGCAGTTGTACACATGCCTCGAAGAAGTACTCGACCTCCACGCTCAAAAGGGATTTACGGCATTGCTCCCCCGCTACGACGCACGTTTTTCGATGAAGGGGCAGCAGGTTCAAGTTTCGGGGGTGGACGGGTCGACTTTGCTCGGTACGGCGCGAGG